A DNA window from Vigna angularis cultivar LongXiaoDou No.4 chromosome 1, ASM1680809v1, whole genome shotgun sequence contains the following coding sequences:
- the LOC108323402 gene encoding ATP-dependent Clp protease proteolytic subunit-related protein 4, chloroplastic: MEVASTASSFALNKPIMALPSSSRTVTPIRAMSSSTSSVRTSLSTNFIAPPALISSASSHFSGYKLRPSSLNPASFGGSNAKRGVITMVIPYSSGSAFEQPPPDLASYLYKNRIVYLGMSLVPSVTELILAEFLYLQYEDDDKPIYLYINSTGTTKGGEKLGYETEAFAIYDVMRYVKTPIFTLCVGNAWGEAALLLASGAKGNRSALPSSTIMLRQPIARFQGQATDVNLARREVNNVKAELVKLYAKHMEKTPEQIENDIQRPKYFSPSEAVEYGIIDKVIYNDRGSEDRGVVSDLKKARLI, from the exons ATGGAGGTTGCCTCAACTGCTTCTAGCTTCGCACTCAACAAGCCAATTATGGCATTGCCGTCTTCGTCTCGAACCGTAACCCCTATTCGAGCCATGAGTTCGTCGACCTCCTCCGTCAGGACATCTCTCTCCACCAATTTCATTGCTCCTCCTGCCTTAATCAGCAGCGCCTCTAGCCATTTCTCCGGCTACAAGCTCCGACCATCCTCCCTCAACCCGGCTTCATTTGGTGGCTCCAACGCCAAGCGAGGCGTCATTACTATG GTTATTCCATATTCAAGTGGGAGTGCATTTGAACAACCTCCACCGGACTTGGCTTCTTACTTGTACAAAAACCGAATTGTTTACTTGGGCATGTCTCTTGTTCCATCTGTTACTGAGTTGATTCTAGCAGAATTTCTTTACCTTCAatatgaagatgatgataaGCCTATCTACCTCTACATAAACTCCACTGGGACAACTAAG GGAGGTGAGAAGTTGGGTTATGAGACTGAGGCCTTTGCAATTTATGATGTGATGAG GTATGTCAAGACTCCTATTTTCACTCTTTGTGTTGGTAATGCTTGGGGAGAAGCAGCATTGCTTTTGGCTTCAGGTGCAAAGGGAAACCGCTCTGCTTTGCCATCATCAACAATAATGTTAAGACAG CCAATTGCAAGGTTTCAAGGTCAAGCAACAGATGTTAACCTTGCAAGAAGAGAAGTCAATAATGTGAAGGCAGAATTA gttAAATTGTATGCAAAGCATATGGAAAAAACACCTGAGCAGATTGAAAATGATATTCAGCGTCCAAAGTATTTTAGCCCCAGTGAAGCTGTTGAGTATGGTATCATAGACAAG GTTATATACAATGATAGGGGGTCTGAGGATCGTGGAGTTGTTTCTGATCTTAAAAAGGCACGGCTTATTTGA
- the LOC108339627 gene encoding expansin-like B1 produces MELSFNHQLCLLSVILFLPALCLSQDTFTCSRATYYGSPDCYGNPKGACGFGEYGRTVNDGSVAGVSRLWRNGSGCGACYQARCKIPQYCDENGAFVVATDYGEGDRTDFIMSPRAFSRLGRNADASAELFKYGVVDIEYRRVPCSYSGYNVVFKVHEHSRNPDYFAVVVLYVDGTYDVTAVELFQQDCQEWKPLRRAFGAMFDYSNPPSGEIYLRFQVSGSAGIYWVQSRNAISSDWTAGATYDTMVQLN; encoded by the exons ATGGAACTTAGTTTTAACCACCAACTTTGCCTTCTTTCTGTCATACTCTTTCTACCTGCACTGTGTTTATCACAGGACACTTTTACATGCTCCAGAGCAACATACTATGGCAGCCCTGATTGCTATGGGAATCCAA agGGAGCTTGTGGCTTTGGCGAATATGGAAGAACGGTGAATGATGGAAGTGTGGCAGGAGTGTCAAGGCTATGGAGGAACGGGAGCGGTTGTGGAGCATGCTATCAG GCTAGGTGCAAGATACCACAGTATTGTGATGAAAACGGAGCATTCGTGGTGGCAACAGATTATGGTGAGGGAGACAGAACAGACTTCATCATGAGCCCACGCGCCTTCTCGAGATTGGGACGCAACGCAGATGCATCTGCAGAGTTGTTCAAATATGGTGTAGTGGATATTGAATACAGAAGGGTCCCGTGTAGTTATTCTGGCTACAATGTCGTGTTTAAGGTCCATGAACACAGCAGAAACCCTGACTACTTTGCTGTCGTGGTTCTCTATGTAGACGGAACATACGATGTCACTGCTGTTGAGTTGTTTCAG CAAGACTGCCAAGAATGGAAGCCATTGCGCAGGGCCTTTGGGGCAATGTTTGACTATAGCAACCCTCCAAGTGGTGAAATCTACTTGAGATTCCAGGTCAGTGGCAGTGCAGGGATTTATTGGGTTCAGTCGAGGAATGCTATCTCTAGTGATTGGACGGCCGGAGCAACATATGACACCATGGTGCAGCTTAATTAG
- the LOC108327439 gene encoding light-harvesting complex-like protein 3 isotype 2, chloroplastic, which translates to MQMQSMSTTMASFSPFPATPSLQSKPRLFHKTNFLFSLRSRTLPISPLKAAAAENGVGTAVEPPPESSPPPLENSSVGTNGAAAAAAVAVQSEEVKVQSGFVDPRWVSGTWDLKQFQKNGTTDWDAVIDAEARRRKWLEDNPESSSNENPVVFDTSIIPWWAWMKRFHLPEAELLNGRAAMIGFFMAYLVDSLTGVGLVDQMGNFFCKTLLFVAVVGVLLIRKNEDLENLKKLLDETTLYDKQWQATWQDENSSTPKNE; encoded by the exons ATGCAGATGCAAAGCATGTCAACCACCATGGCTTCCTTTTCCCCTTTCCCAGCCACTCCTTCGTTGCAATCCAAACCCCGTCTCTTCCACAAGACCaactttttattctctctcaGGTCCAGGACCCTTCCTATCTCTCCTTTGAAGGCGGCTGCTGCTGAGAACGGTGTCGGGACTGCCGTCGAGCCGCCGCCGGAGTCTTCTCCCCCGCCGCTCGAGAACAGTTCTGTTGGAACCAATGgggctgctgctgctgctgctgttgcGGTTCAGAGTGAGGAGGTGAAAGTTCAAAGTGGTTTCGTGGATCCAAGATGGGTTTCTGGAACATGGGACTTGAAGCAGTTTCAGAAAAATGGCACCACCGATTGGGATGCTGTAATTGATGCTG AGGCTAGAAGGAGGAAATGGCTTGAGGATAACCCGGAATCATCCAGCAATGAAAATCCTGTAGTTTTTGACACCTCCATCATACCCTGGTGGGCATGGATGAAAAGGTTCCATCTCCCTGAAGCTGAACTACTCAATG GTCGTGCTGCCATGATAGGATTCTTTATGGCATATCTGGTTGATAGCTTGACAGGAGTAGGCCTAGTGGATCAAATGGGAAACTTCTTTTGCAAAACTCTGCTGTTCGTGGCTGTTGTCGGAGTTCTTCTGATCCGAAAGAATGAGGACCTTGAAAACCTTAAGAAGCTATTGGATGAGACTACTTTATATGACAAGCAATGGCAAGCAACTTGGCAGGACGAAAATTCAAGCACTCCAAAGAATGAGTAG